A genomic region of Phragmites australis chromosome 2, lpPhrAust1.1, whole genome shotgun sequence contains the following coding sequences:
- the LOC133892661 gene encoding GDSL esterase/lipase At5g45910-like, with the protein MGKFSPCAAASLLLLLLLVLILVSSSEPAASAFSVPARRYGSIFSFGDSYADTGNGPVVFSWYSLVNPVMRPPYGSTFFGRPTGRNCNGRLAIDFIAESLGLPLVPPVLAHNGTFRRGANFAVGGATALDASFFHHGEAPGASKFPLNTSLGVQLQWFESLKPSLCGTTQECKEFFGGRSLFFVGAFGVNDYLLSLGGKSVQQVRSLVPEVIRTISMAVERLITHGATSLVVPGVIPVGCAPPVLVTFADADPAGYDPRTGCLKAINELAAHHNSLLQEAIDELRAKHPDVKLIYTDFFSPVMEMVTSPGKFGFEDVLTLCCGGPGRYNYNKTVFCGDPGAITCKDPSARLFWDGVHLTEAAYRYIAAGWLSTMNSPLGGTGKDATKGFPC; encoded by the exons ATGGGCAAGTTCTCGCCGTGCGCGGCCGcctcgctcctcctcctcctcctcctcgtcctcatcctaGTCTCGTCGTCGGAGCCAGCGGCGTCCGCTTTCTCCGTCCCCGCCCGGCGCTACGGCTCCATCTTCAGCTTCGGCGACTCCTACGCCGACACCGGGAACGGCCCCGTCGTCTTCAGCTGGTACTCACTCGTCAACCCCGTGATGCGGCCGCCCTACGGCTCCACCTTCTTCGGCCGCCCGACCGGCCGCAACTGCAACGGCCGCCTCGCCATCGACTTCATCG CTGAAAGCCTGGGCCTGCCGCTCGTCCCGCCTGTCCTGGCGCACAACGGGACCTTCCGCCGCGGCGCCAACTTCGCCGTCGGGGGCGCCACCGCCCTCGACGCCAGCTTCTTCCATCACGGCGAGGCCCCCGGCGCCAGCAAGTTCCCTCTCAACACCAGCTTAGGCGTGCAGCTGCAGTGGTTCGAGTCGCTCAAGCCCTCGCTCTGCGGCACCACCCAAG AGTGCAAGGAGTTCTTCGGCGGCAGATCGCTCTTCTTCGTGGGCGCATTCGGGGTCAACGACTACCTCCTCTCCTTGGGCGGGAAGAGCGTCCAGCAAGTCAGATCACTCGTTCCTGAGGTCATCAGGACCATCTCCATGGCCGTCGAG AGGTTGATCACGCACGGGGCGACGAGTTTGGTGGTTCCCGGGGTGATTCCGGTGGGATGCGCGCCGCCAGTCCTCGTCACGTTCGCCGACGCCGACCCGGCAGGCTACGACCCGCGCACAGGGTGCCTGAAAGCGATCAACGAGCTAGCCGCTCATCACAACTCGTTGCTCCAGGAGGCCATTGACGAGCTCCGGGCCAAGCACCCGGATGTCAAGCTCATCTACACCGATTTCTTCAGCCCCGTCATGGAGATGGTGACGTCGCCTGGCAAATTTG GATTTGAAGATGTTCTTACACTTTGCTGTGGAGGCCCTGGGAGGTACAACTACAACAAGACGGTTTTTTGCGGCGATCCCGGTGCGATCACGTGCAAGGACCCATCTGCTCGTTTGTTCTGGGATGGTGTCCACTTGACGGAGGCGGCCTACCGGTACATCGCCGCCGGCTGGCTGAGCACCATGAATTCGCCTCTTGGTGGTACAGGCAAGGACGCAACCAAGGGCTTCCCGTGCTAG
- the LOC133910277 gene encoding GDSL esterase/lipase At1g28600-like: MIPAGCTPPILVLFTDADPAGYDPRTGCLKEINELSIHHNSLLLESLHELRARHPDVEIIYADFFSPIMKMVESPAKFGQYQHTVHVPNLHCSSWSGPGRYHHNYVIFCSDADTITCKDPSARLFWDGAHLTEAANRYIAGDWLSSTNQTPTGSSQ; encoded by the exons ATGATTCCGGCGGGATGCACGCCGCCGATTCTCGTCCTGTTCACCGACGCCGACCCGGCAGGCTACGATCCACGAACAGGGTGCCTGAAAGAGATCAACGAGCTATCCATTCATCACAACTCGTTGCTCCTGGAGTCCTTGCACGAGCTACGGGCCAGACACCCGGATGTCGAGATCATCTACGCAGATTTCTTCAGCCCCATCATGAAGATGGTAGAGTCGCCTGCCAAGTTCGGTCAGTACCAGCACACAGTGCATGTCCCAAACCTGCATTGCTCTTCATGGTCAG GGCCTGGGAGGTACCACCACAACTACGTCATCTTTTGCAGCGATGCAGATACGATCACATGCAAGGATCCATCTGCTCGCTTGTTCTGGGATGGCGCCCACTTGACGGAGGCGGCTAACCGGTACATCGCCGGCGACTGGCTGAGCAGCACAAATCAGACTCCGACTGGTAGCAGTCAGTAA